The nucleotide window TGTGATTATGTAAAAAGTGTTATTGCTGCCAATCATTTTCATCTGGTAGAAAATCTTGCTAAACAGCTGGCACACCAGCTATTATTAAATTATCCACTATTAAATAAAGTTGAAATTACGGTTAGTAAATCACTTGTTAATGGGGTTAAGGCAAAGCATATAAGTTGTCATTTTACACAGAAACGTAAATTTAAAGTAGCTCTGGCGCTAGGTTCAAATATGAATAATCCGCGCCAACAATTAATAAATGCGATTGAACTGCTTGGTGAATTTATCGACGATATTAAAATTGCATCATTTTATCGAAGTAAACCACAAGGCTATAGCGAACAGGAAGATTTTTACAATACCTGTATCAGTGGCTACACAAGCTATACACCACAGGAACTTTTGATTAATACCAAGAAGGTTGAGAAATTACTGGGTAAAAAAGAAGAGTTTATCAATGGTCCAAGGATTATTGATATTGATATAGCACTTTATGAATCAAAAATTTACAATAATCTGTTTTTAGCTATACCTCATCCAAGAATGTATGAACGCGATTTTGTGATTACACCATTAGCCGAAATTGAACCAGATTGGTTACATCCAAAACTAAATATTAGTATAAAAGAAATTAAAAATAGCTTGGCAAATAGCGAAAATTTCATCATTGAGCAAATCAGTTAAGTCTATGGAAACCATTTTCTATTATCTAAGTGCAGATAATCGCGCGAGCCTACGCAATTGGCTAAGACCAATATATGATAAATATACAAATTCGTCATTATTTCAGCTAGAAGATAAGATATATATTCTTATTGCAACTAATAATGCGAGTCTAGCTGCTGAATGTCCTGAACTTAGCCCTTGTGAGATCAATCCAACCCCAGCAACTCCACTTGAACTATTACTGAATTGGGGGGTTTTTGAGTTAACTGGTGATCACCAGCAGATAATACTTGATCATAACGCTAAAACCATTGCTGATGGCTGGCAACTGACATTTGCTAATCAGGATATCACTCGCCTACACCATAAGCTGACCGAATACATGCTAATTATCAATAATACTCCAGACTCATTTTCTGAGGCTGGCAAGCTCTATAATAATCATGAAAAAATCTTGGCTGAGATTGAAATTGCTGCCAACAATGGGGTTAGTATTGTTGATTTAGGTGCGGAATCAACCAGACCTGATGCAGCAAAAATTGATAGCCAAGAAGAAATTCGTAGACTAGAGAAAATCATAATCCCGATCCGTGAGCTATGTAATAAATATAAGCTAAAGCTAAGTCTTGATAGTTATAAGCCTGAGACAATCGAAAGGTTTATCGATTTAATTGATATTATTAATGATCAAAGTGGTGAATTACCTGATAAAACTCTGCAACAGATAATTGAGAAGAATAAAACTTATCTTTGCATGCATAGTCTTACCATCCCAGCTAATCGTGAGATTAATATCCCACTAGAAAAAAATCCATTAGAAATAATACTTGATTGGGCAGAAACAAAAAAAAGCCAGCTATTAAATTTCGGCTTTAGTAAAGACAAGATTATTTTAGATATCGGAATTGGCTTTAATAAAGTTGCTACTCAGTCATGGTATTTACTAAATCATGCTGAAAAATTTCATAAAGCCCAACTACCCATCCTGATTGGACACTCAAGAAAAAGCTTTATGAATAAAATTACTGATTTGCCAAATGCTGAACGTGATTATGAAACAAGTATTATTTCTGGATTTCTAAGTAATAAAATGATAGACTATCTAAGAATCCATAGCAGCAATTTCATTCCACGACTAAATAAAGTTAATAGTCAGTTTATTTAATTTAAACTAAAACTTTAACACACCTGAATTTCATTATCACAAGAAATAATAGCATTACTTCCCCCTCATGAACATGCCATCGAGTTCATTCATAGTCAACTTAAACCAGGTTGGTCGTCCATGATTACAATAAGCTGAACGCTCTGTGCGCTCCATTTCACGAAGTAAGGCATTCATTTCAGCGTTGGTCAGCTGATGGTTAGCGCGCACAGCACAATGACATGCCATCGTTGAAAGAAGTTCTTCCTGATGCTCAATGATCGCATTAGATTTACCATAATTAATGAAATCATTAAGGACATCCAAAACCAGTTGCTCAGTTTGACCATCATCAAGAAGCATCGGAATTGCACGAATAGCTAATTGCCCTTCACCGATTACATCGATCTCAAAGCCAAGCATCTGTAATTCAGTTTTATGCCGTTCGAAC belongs to Aquella oligotrophica and includes:
- the folK gene encoding 2-amino-4-hydroxy-6-hydroxymethyldihydropteridine diphosphokinase, with translation MMMNNEQMYLNIDGITANALIGCYSYERGMLQPVEVSLKLYISKPDYADGIESTVDYSEVCDYVKSVIAANHFHLVENLAKQLAHQLLLNYPLLNKVEITVSKSLVNGVKAKHISCHFTQKRKFKVALALGSNMNNPRQQLINAIELLGEFIDDIKIASFYRSKPQGYSEQEDFYNTCISGYTSYTPQELLINTKKVEKLLGKKEEFINGPRIIDIDIALYESKIYNNLFLAIPHPRMYERDFVITPLAEIEPDWLHPKLNISIKEIKNSLANSENFIIEQIS
- the folP gene encoding dihydropteroate synthase; the encoded protein is METIFYYLSADNRASLRNWLRPIYDKYTNSSLFQLEDKIYILIATNNASLAAECPELSPCEINPTPATPLELLLNWGVFELTGDHQQIILDHNAKTIADGWQLTFANQDITRLHHKLTEYMLIINNTPDSFSEAGKLYNNHEKILAEIEIAANNGVSIVDLGAESTRPDAAKIDSQEEIRRLEKIIIPIRELCNKYKLKLSLDSYKPETIERFIDLIDIINDQSGELPDKTLQQIIEKNKTYLCMHSLTIPANREINIPLEKNPLEIILDWAETKKSQLLNFGFSKDKIILDIGIGFNKVATQSWYLLNHAEKFHKAQLPILIGHSRKSFMNKITDLPNAERDYETSIISGFLSNKMIDYLRIHSSNFIPRLNKVNSQFI